From the genome of Streptomyces sp. NBC_00523:
CTCGCCGCCGCCGGGGTGCCGCGCGTCGAGGTGCTGGAGCGCGACCAGGAGCCGGGCGGCGCCCCCAGGCACTGCGCCCACGGCGGATTCGGTACGCGCGCGAGCGGCGATCTCACCGGTCCCGCGTACGCCCTGCGCTGCGCTGCTGACGCCCGCACGGCCGGCGCCACGCTCCGCACCGGCATCACGGTCACCGGCTGGGCCGGGCCCCGTACCCTCGACGCCACCGGCCCCGGCGGCCTGGAACGCATCACCGCCCGGGCCGTCGTCCTCGCCACCGGCGCCCGCGAACGCTCCCGCGCCGCCCGGCTCGTCCCCGGCACCCGCCCCGATGGCGTCTACACCACCGGCGAACTCCAGCAGTCCGTCCACCTGCACCACCAGCCCATCGGCACCCGCGCCGTGGTCGTCGGCGACGAACCGGTCAGCCTCGCCGCCGCCGACACCCTGCGCACCGCCGGGGTCCGCCTCGTCGCCCGCGTCACGGAGCACCCGCCCCGCCCCTTCGCGGCCGTACGCCCGTCCGGCGGCGCACCCCTGCTCACCCGCACCACCGTCACCGCCCTGACCGGCCGCCCCCGTCTCACCGGCGTTCGCGTGCGCCACGCGGACGGGCGGACCGCCACCCTGGCCTGCGACACCGTGGTCTTCACCGCCGACTGGATCCCCGACCACGAACTCGCCCGGCGCGGCGGCCTCCCGATGGACCCCGGGACCAGGGGACCCGCGCACGACCCCGCGTACCGCACCGGACAGCCTGGGGTCTTCGCCGTCGGGAACCTCCTGCACGGCGGGGAGAGCGCGGCCACCGCCGCCCGCGAGGGCCGGGCCGTCACCGGACCCGTGCTGGCCCACCTGGACACCGGCAGCTGGCCGACGGGCGGGGCGCCCCTCGCCGTCGCCGCACCGCTGGAATGGGCCGCCCCCAACGTCACCGGGCCCGGCGGGCGCCGGCTCCTGCTGCGGACGGGCCGACGGCTGACCGCACCGCTGCTCGTCGTCAGCCAGGACGGGGCGCTGCTGCACCGTAGACGCCTGGCGCGGTCCGTCGCGCCGGGCCGCTCCTTCACCCTCACCGCCTACTGGCTGCGACGCGTCGAGCCCGACGGCGGCACGGTGCACCTCCGGATCGCCTGACCCCCGTACCGCTCAGGGAATCAGCAGCCAGTCCGCGCCGATCGCCGCGACCAGCCCGACGGCCAGCAGCCAGCTTCCGAGCCGGGTGCGGCCGTTCCGGCTCAGCTCGATCACGATCCCGCAGAGGATCAGCGCCAGCCCGTACACCCCGACCACCAGGACGGAGGCGCGGCTCGCGAGCCGCAGCCCGAGCACCACCGCCATCGCCACCATGCCGACCGAGGAGAGCACGATGCGCAGCCGTCTCGCCTGGCGCGGGGTCAGCCGGCGCTCGCCGGTGTCCTCACCCTCCTCCGCGAGACCGCCCTCGACGTCGTCCGAGAGGTCGTCCGTGACGTCCTCGGCCGGGTCCTCGGCGGTGGTCTCGGCGGTGTCCTCGGCTATCGGGGCGTCCACGGCTCGGTCCTGGTCAGAAGTGCTCATGACGCGGGATCGTAATGGTTCCACCCCGGCCTGTTCGCCGTTGTCAAACAACACCGTCGAAACCAGGCCGAGTTGTGGTTCACGGTTGTTCCGCCCGCAGCCTCGGTGCCTCCGCCGCCGCGTCCACCGGCCCCGCGCCCGTACGCTCCACCCGCGTCGCCAGCCCCCGCGCCCAGCCGGTGAGCTCCCCGAGCCCCATCCCGTGCGCCTCGCCCGTGCCGTACGCCTCCAGCGCCGCCGCGCCGCGTCGCAGCAGCCGCGCCCCGCCGGTCGCGTTGCCCCGGGCGGCATGGGTCAGGCCCACGGCCAGCTGGGCGAGCCCGCGCCACAAGTCCCGCTCCGACTCCGGGCCAGACTTCCAGGCGTCCTCGAAGACCTCGTGCGCGTGGAACGGCATGCCCGCGTCCAGTAGCCGCTGCGCCTCCCGGACGGTCTCACCGGCGGTGCGTTCGACGCCCTCCGGCTGGCGTTCCACCCCCGGCGTCCCGTACGGCAGCGGGCGCCCCAGCCCGTCACGGGGGCGCGCGTTGTGCGCCCGTCCCTCGGAATCCCGGTCCCTGCGTGTCTCGTTCACGCCCCCGATTGTGCCCCGCACCTGCGGTGAACTGTCCGAACCACTGTCCGTGGGACCCCGCGCGCGACTAGGCTCGACCACCATGGTCACCACTTTGGGGGAGGGTAGGCATGAAGCCGTCCCGGCCGCTTTATGAGCGCGAACCGGAACTCGCCACTGCCGCACAAGCCATCGACTCGCTCTGCGGGGCACAGGCCACCGGCGGGCTGCTGATCTACAGCGGCGAGGCAGGCATCGGCAAGACCGCGCTCCTGGACGAGATCCGGGCCATGGCGGCGGACCGGTGCACCATCTGGTCGGCACGCGGCGGTGAGACGGTCACCTCGGTGCCGTTCCACGTCGTACGGCAGCTGCTCCAGCCGGCCCTGGGCCAGTTCCCGCCCGACGAAGTACGGGCCCTGTTCGGCCCCTGGTTCGACAGCGCCGCCCCGGCCCTGGGGCTCGCCGAGCCCTCCGGCCCGCAGCCCGATCCGCAGGGTGTCCGCGACGGCCTCGACTACGTCGTGAAGCGGCTCGCCTCCCGGCTCAGCCACCGTCCGCTGCTCCTCATCATCGACGACGCCCACTGGGCGGACGGCGAATCCCTGGCCTGGCTCTCCTCGTTCACCGCCCGCCTCGGCGACCTGCGCGTGCTCGTCGTCCAGGCCCACCGCCCGGAGGAGCTGGCCGCCCGCGAGGCCGCGCGCAACGCGGCCGACGGCCACCCCGCGCAGATCCGCGTCGCCCTGCGTGCCCTCACCCCGGACGCCACCGCCGAACTGGTCCGCGCCACCCTCGGCGAGCACGCCGACGACCCGTTCTGTCGTGAGGTCTGGGCCGTCACCGGCGGCAATCCCTACGAGGCGGTCGAGCTCGTCGCCAAGGTCCAGGACAAGGAGCTGGCCCCACTGGAGGAGTCCGCCGGGCTCCTGCGCGAACTCGGCGCCTCCGCCCGGGGCAGCGGCCTCGTTGCCCGCCTCGAACGGCTCGGCACCAACGCCAACCGGTTCGCCTGGGCGGCCGCCGTCCTCGGCACCGACATCTCCCAGGACGTCGCCGCGTCCCTGGCCGGGATGAGCTCCGCCGAGGCCGCGGACTGCACGGCCCGGCTGCGCGAGGCCCGTATCGTCACCGGCTTCGACCCGCTGGAGTTCGTGCACCCGCTGATCGCCTCGGCCGTCTACCGCTCCATCCCGCCCGCCACCCGCACCGCGATGCACGGCCGGGCCGCCTGGGCCATCACCAACGCCGGGCTCGGCCCCGCCGCGGCCTCCCGCCACCTGCTCGAAGTCCACCCGGACGACGACCAGGAACTCGTCGCACAGCTGCGGGCCGCCGCGAACCAGCACCTCGCCGTCGGCGCCCCCGAGGCCGCCCGGCGCTGCCTGGAACGCGCGCTCGAAGAGCCGCCGCGCCACGACGTACGCGCCACTCTGCTGTACGAGCTGGGCTGCGCGACGCTGCTCAGCTCCCCGGCCACCACCGTGCAGCACCTGCGCGCCGCCCTGGACATGCCGGGCCTCGTGGACGATCTGCGGGTGGACGCCACGTTCCGGCTCGCCGCCGCGCTGTCCCACAACAACCAGCTCAAGGAGGCGGCCCTGGCCCTCGCGGCCGAGGCCGAGCGCACGGCACCGGGACCCGGTCTGATGCGGCTCCAGGCCGCCCACTTCCTCTGGGAGGGCATGCAGGCCACCGAGGAGGACGGCCCCGGCCGCTCGCGCCGGCTCGCCGCCAACGCCGACCACCTCAAGGGCCGGGACAACGCCGAACGCGCCCTGCTCACGCTCCGCGCCTTCGACGCCATGCTGCGCGGCGAGAACGCCGAGGTCATCGTCGACTTCTGCGAGCGCGCCCTGGTGAACGGCCACCCCGCACGCGGACTCGGCTGGACCGACTCGGAGTGGGGCTTCGAGCTCCCCGCCATGGTCGGGATCACCTACGCCTTCACGGACCGGCTCGACCGCGCCGAGGAGCTGTTCGGTGAGGCGGTCCGGGCCTTCGAGATCTCCGGCTGGAGTGGCGCCCACCTGGCCTTCGCGCACACCCTGCTCGGCCTGGTCCACCGCCGCCGGGGCCGCCTCGCCGAGGCGGAGGGCTTCCTGCGCGAGGGACTGCGCCTCGCGGACCGCGTCGGCAGCGGGCTCCCCGTCCACTGGGACGCGGCCTGCCTGCTCATCGACACCCTGCTCGCCCGGGGCCGGGTCCCCGAGGCCCGCAAGGTCGCCGACCACTACGACTTCGGTCTGCCGTACCCGAGCGCCATGGTGCTGCCGGACGCGCCGTGCGTCCGGGGCCGCCTGCTGCTGGCCGAAGGCCGTACGAAGGAAGCGGTGACCGAGCTGGAGGCGGCCGGGCGCTCGCTGGAACCGCGCGGCAGGTTCAACGGCATCTGGGGCCCCTGGGCCGGCGACCTGGCCCGTGCCCTCGCCGACGACGACCCAGGCCGCGCCGCCCAGCTCGCCAACACGGCCCGGGTCCACGCGGAGCGCTTCGGCACGGAGACCGCGATCGGCGAGGCCCTGCGCTGCGTGGCCCTCTTCGCGCGCCCGGAGGAGTCCGTGCACCTCCTCGGCGAGGCGGTCCGCCATCTGGAGGCGTCACCCTCCGGTTACGAGTTCGCCCAGGCCCTGGTCGACTACGGCATCGCCACCCGCTCGCCCCGCGAACTGGCCCGCGCGCACAAACTGGCCACCGCCTGCGGGGCGGAAGGACTGGCCGCCCGCGCCGAGCAGGCACGCGCGTCGATCCGGTCCACCGAGTGAGGTAATGTTTTCCCTGCAGCCACCACCCGGCCGGACCGGGTGAACGGCAGCGGGACGTGGCGCAGCTTGGTAGCGCACTTGACTGGGGGTCAAGGGGTCGCAGGTTCAAATCCTGTCGTCCCGACTCATAGGAGTCGCAGGTCAGAGGCCGGTTTCGGAATTTTCCGAGACCGGCCTTCGATCGTTCTCGGGGACTGGGCGGGCAGTCTCTCTCGTAGGAGGCCCCCGGGGGGACTCGCAGGACGGGACGTAAGTGTGCGACGGTGGGCTGACACGAGACCGACCGTCGGCCCCGCCACGGGTGACGGTCTTTCGGGGAGCCGGGCGTTGCCCCCGTCCCGGGCATCCGGCCCCCTGCCATCGTCGTAGCCCCCCACGGGGGTGCTTCGCCCTTGGGCTCAACAACCCCCGGAAGGGGGCGCGCCCACCATGGACATCACCACCGCCATCCACGGCACATCCGCACGCATCACCCCGTGCGGCGACATCGACTCCGACACCCTCACCCCGCTGCGCGCGGCGGCCTCGGCACTCCCGGCGTACGTCACCGAGGTGCAGTGGGACCTGCGCGGCACACCCTTCATGGACGTCTCCGGCCTCCACCTCCTGCTGCCGCCGCGGGCGCGGGAAGGCGCCCCGGAGTGCAGGATCACCGTGACCGGACTTCAGCCCCAGCCCTTGCGCCTGCTGCTCCTCGCCGCCGACATGAACCCCGGCACCTTCGGCCCCGACCGGCTGACCGCGACACCCGCCGGGTCCTGACCGCCCGGCCCGCCTCAGTCCCGTACCAGACGGCGCAACGCACGGCGGGCCAGCGGCGCGTACGCGACCACGACCGGGGCGGGCCCGTCGAGGTGCAGCTCCGCCTCCGTGCCGGACGGCGTACGGGCCCGCACGGCGTGCCACAGACGCATCCGCACGGGACCCACCCGGACGCGCCACTGCCAGGTACGGGCCCGATGGTCGACGGCCTCGACGACGAAGTCGACGCCCGGCCCCACCACGGGCACCACCCGCCCCCGCATGCCCGCCCGCAGCTCCGCCTCCGCCTCCACGGCCCGGATCTGCGGGGCCCACGAGCTCCAGGCGGCGGTCCGGACGTACCGCTTCCACACCGATTCCACAGGCGCCGCACCCACAGCGCGTACCGTTCTCCTCACCCTCCCAGCATGCGCACGGAAGTCCGGAGCGCGCCGGTCGGCGGGCAGTCCGCCAGGGCCTGTCGTCAAACTGCCGTCTGCCGGGCGGACGACGCCAGTTTGACGACAGGCCCTAGAAGGGTTCGGCGGTCCGCAGGAGGTCCAGCGGCAGGTAGGGGCTGTCCACGCGGACCGCCCACCCGCGACGGCGGGCGTGGCAGGCCAGGGCGAGCACGTCGAGGTTGACGGAGGCGTCGGGGTCGTCGCCTCGGTCGGCGACCTGGTGGTGCGCCCGGTGGGCTTCGAGCGCGTCGGCCAGGGCGAGGTTGAAGCTCTCCTCGTCACCCTCCACGAGTTGGGAGAGCAGCACGGCGGGCGGCATGGGGAAGCCCCAGTCCTTGGCCTTCTCCGCCTCCCGCAGCGCCGGCTGGGCGGCCGTTTCGGGGTCGTCGCCCGTCAAGTAGGCGTGGAGGGCCTTGCGGTACGCGGCGAACGCGGAGCCGTCCGGCTGCGCGAAGACGGGGCCGGTGAGGACCAGCGGAGCGAGGTCCTCCCGTGCCCCGGTGATCAGGGCGAGGGAGACGGCCGTCTGCCAGTTGCCCGCACTCGCCCTGTCACCCCGCTCGGCTGCACAGCGGACGGTGTGCCCGTCGATGACCAGCTCGACGTCGGTGCCCGGTTCCGCCATCGCGATGCGGAACAGCGCCGCCCCCAGCCGGGAGGCCAGCCGGACCGCGGCGAGCTGGGCGCCCGTGTCGTGGCCGGGGTTGCCCGCCCGCCACTTGAAGAGGCGCTCCTGGTCGTTCATCGCCATGCCGAGACGCCAGACGGCAACGTGCCCTTCTCCGTCGTCGTCGGCGGCGAACGCCTTCCGGAGGTTCTTCTCGTACAGGGCCTCGATCTGCGGAAGTCCGTCGCGCTCGCAGGCGGGCCGCTCCACCACCAGCGGACCCGCGGCGAGCGCGGCGACGGCGTCCGGCCGCCGGTCCCGGCCGAGTCCCCCGACCCTCGGGCCCCGGGTCTCGAAGCCGGTGACCAGCGCGTGAGGGAGGTAGTCCGAGGCGACGGCAGGTGTCCAGCCCAGCGTCCTGTACGCGAGCGCGGCGAGAGCGAGGGGGACCAGCGGGAGCAGGGTGCTCGGGGAAGCGGCAGGGCTCTGCCGTGCGGCGTGCCCCGTCAGCAGACCGGCGAGCGCGGTGTCGAAGGCGTCCCGGTCCTCGACGACCAGGGTGCGCAACGCGTGGAGCGCCACGCTGTCCGGCTGATCGAGGAGTGGCCGGCCGGTCTCCGCGGCGCGGGCGCGGACGCGCTCCAGGGCCGCGTCGACGGCGGCCAGCTTTTGCTGGGTGCTCGGTGGGTATTCGTCCTCGTTGCCGGTGTCGTCCAGGACCACGGCCGTCAGCCCGGTGACGAGTTCGCCCACGGGTGTGCCCTGGGCCTCCGCCGCGAACTTCTGCCGGGCGAAGTGGAATGCCTCGCCGTGCCATTGGGCCCTGTCCCTGAGGACGGCCAGGCAGAGCGCGTCGATCCAGTCCCGGGCGGTGACGCTCTCCTCCGGCGCGTCCTCGCCCGGTTCGTAGCTCATGCCGAAGTTCACGTACTCCAGGAACACGTGGAAGCTGCAGTGCGGGTGGTAGGCGGCGTAGGCGACCGATCCGGCCGCGGCTTCCGAGGCGTCCTTGAGGGCCGCCTTCGCCTCCGGTGTGTCGAGATCCGGGGTCTCCACGGAGAGGGCGCCCAGGTAGTCGAGGAACTCGTCGGCGATCATCCTCCAGTCGCAGGTGGTCATCCGGTCCGCCTTCGACATGGACCGGACCTGGCTCCCGATCCGGTTCGTGAAGTCCGTACGCGCTGCCGATACGGCTGCCTGGCCCACCTGGTGACGCTCTATTCGCACTGCCCCGCTCCTTGATCGATCTCCCGACAGCCTAAGTCCCGGGGAAGTCCTGGCCCGGGGCGAACGGTCCGGACAGTGCTGCCCATTGCAGGAGCATGATGGTCTTGCCGTCGGTGATGCGGCCGTCGCGGGTCATGGCGAGGGCCTCGGCAAAGGGGAGTTCGAGGACTTCGATGTCCTCGCCCTCCTCCTCCACACCTCCGCCCGCGCCGGTCCGGTCGGCCGGGGTGTAGGGGGCGGCGAAGAAGTGGAGGCGCTCGGTGACGGAGCCCGGGCTCATGTAGGCGTCGAGCACGGGGACGAGCTCGCCGAGACGGATGCCGAGCTCCTCGGCGCTCTCGCGGCGGATCGCGGTGTACGGGTCCTGCTCGTCCAGCAGCCCGGCGGCGGCCTCGATCAGCATGCCGTCGGGGTGGCCGTTCACGTACGCCGGGTAGCGGAACTGGCGGGTCAGCAGGACGCGGCCGCGCTCCGTGTCGTAGGGCAGGACGACGGCGCCGTTGCCCCGGTCATAGGTCTCGCGCTGCTGGGTCTCCCACCGCCCGTCGCGGCGCCGGTAGTCGAAGGTGGTCCGGCGCAGGACGTGCCAGCCCTGGGAGGTGAGTTCGACGTCGCGTATCCGGACACCGGGGTTGCGGTCGAGGTCCCGTCCGGCGAGATGGAGCCCGGTGCGGCCGCGGTGATCCGGGGCGTCGACGCCAGGGCAGCCGTCCGAGCTGAGGTTGGGCAGAGATACGTCGGTCATGGCGGCTAAGATACATGCAGAAACATGCAAGACTAGGAAGGAACGTGAATGCTGGCAGCTGAACGACGCGAGCACCTGCTCGATCTGCTCGCCCGTACGGGAAAGATCGTGGCCAAGGAGGTCGCCGCCGAACTGGGGATTTCCGAGGACAGCGTGCGGCGCGACCTCCGTGATCTGGCCGCCGAGGGCTTGTGCCAGCGGGTGTACGGGGGCGCGCTGCCCGCCTCTCCCGCGGTGGTGGACTACGACGCCCGGCGGGCGGTAACCCCGGACGGCAAGCGGAGGGTCGCCGCGGTGGCCGCGGCGCTGGTGCGGCCGGGCGGCTCGGTGATCCTGGACGGCGGCACCACCGCCCTCGCCGTGGCGCGGGCACTGCCGGGCGACCTCGCCTGCACGGTGATCACGCACAGCCCGACGATCGCCACGGCCCTGATCGACCACCCGCGGGCCGAGCTGTTCCTTCTCGGGGGACGCGTCTTCAAGCACTCGGCGGTCACCTGCGGCGCCGCCGCGGTCGAGGCCGCGCAGAACGTCTCCGCCGACCTGTGCCTCCTCGGCGTCACCGGCGTCCACCCCGAGGCGGGGCTGACCACGGGGGACGTCGAGGAAGCGGCGATGAAGCGCGCCCTGTCCGCGCGGGCCGCCGACACCTACATCCTCGCCTCCCGCGAGAAGATCGGGACCGCGTCCCCGTACCGCGTCCTGCCGTGGGACAAGATCACCGGCCTGATCACCGACGCCGATCCCCGTGATCCGGTGGTCGAACGGCTTCAGGCGCTCGGGGTGGAGGTCCTTGTGGCCGAGTGACGGGCCCTTGGCCGTCCTTCGGCGGCGGCAACTTGGCATCGCGTGCACGGATTCCTGGCAACCCGCGCAGACCTTCGCGGGTGCCCGGAACGGCTCGGCAGGTCGTGTGACAGGCAGGCCCGATTCCGCGCCGCGCCACGCGCTTGAGCTGCTGCGGAGCTGTCACCTACCCGATCTATTGTGTCCCTCGCGCCGCGTCGGTCCGGGGGAGGAAACGACGCGTGGGGCGCACATGACGAGGGGGGCTCTTGCATGTCGAACGCGAAGTCGGACCGGAAGAACCCGGCACCGGATGCCACGGATGCGGCCCGCGCCCAACTGGGCGCGGAGATGCGGAGGATCAAGGAGGGGGCGCAGCTCAGCTTCGGCGGTCTGGCCGACCGTACGCACTACAGCCGCTCCTCGTGGGAGAGGTTCCTCAACGGCAAGCAACTGCCGACCCCCGTGGCGGTCGAGCAGTTGGCGGCGGTGGCGGGCACCCCGCCGGAACCGCTGCTCGACCTGCTGGCCAGGGCCGGCGCCCCGGTCACGGACCCGATGCCGGTCGCGGCCGGCCGGGACCGGCCCACGGTCACGCACACCGCCGCCGGTGACCCGGCCGCCGAGGGGCGGACACCGGGCGGGCGGCCCGGGATCTCGTGGCGGCGGCGCTGCGCGGTGATCGGGTACATCGCGGCCGGTGCCCTGATGGGCTCGGTGGCGACCGGGCTGCTCTCCCCGTATCTCGCGGGAGCGGACCGGAGCCCGGACGCCGCCAGGACCCGCACCGAGAGCAAGAAGGCGAGCGGACAGGGCGCGGACCTCGTGCCCGGCGCGGGCGACATCAAGGTCAAGTGCACGGCGGACACCTGCTGGCGCAACGACCCCCAGGCCATGGAATGCCAGTGGGACGCGAAGACCGCCAAGAGCACCTATCTGCGCGGGATGCAGATCGAGCTCCGCTACAGCGCCGCCTGCCAGGCGGTCTGGGGCCGGATCGAGGGCGGCGCCGTCGGCGACAAGGTGATCATCAGGGACGCCCGGGGGATGGAGCTGGACGCCTTCATCCGCTTCGAGCACGACTCGTACACCAAGATGCTCGGGGTCTCCAAGGAGGCGCCGCTCGACTCCATGAGCGTGTGCGGGGAGATCCCCTCCGAGAAGCAGATGCAGTGTGCGCCGACGGGGACGGCCAGGATGCCCTGACGGACGGGCCGGCGGGACCGGCGGGCCACCGCCGGTCCCGGGCCCCGTCGGAGCGGGTGCGCGGTAAATCGGTGGTGCGCCTCTCGGCGGGTCTTGTACGTTACCGACGCGCCCGCGCCCGGCGGTGCGCCCGGCTGCGGCTCCTTCCTTCTGACACTCCAAGTGACGCCGCCGCCATGCTCCTTGATCTCGCCGGGCGCGCGCCTCACCATCGCTCGAATTCGGGGGGATTCACTGCCTCGTCATTCCCGACGCGTCTCGAAGGTCTGGTCCGAGATGCTGGTGGCCCCGCATGTCTCGGCCGCCGCCCGCCACTTGACCGCCACCCGGCCCGTGCCCGGCTCCACCGCACGTGAACCCCATACCTACGAGGGCGGCCCCGCGTACATCCGGGAGCCCCGCGAGGAACTCTTCCTCCTCGCCGTCGGCAACTTCGTCTCCCAGGACACGTTTTACGAGAGCGGCGCGGACCGCGACGACCGGTACACCGCTCTCGTCGCACGTCTCGCCGTCGAGCACCCCGCCTGGACGGCCGGGCTGCTCCGCTGGCTGCGCGGCGAGGGCAACATGCGCACCGCGTCCCTGGTCGGCGCCGCCGCGTACGTCCGCGCGAGGCTCACGGCCGGGAGCAGCGAAGGGCCCTCCAACCGGTCCGTGGTCGACGCCGTGCTTCAACGGGCCGACGAGCCCGGCGAACTGCTCGCGCATTGGATCGCGACGTACGGGCGCCAGGTGCCGCAGCCCGTGAAGCGGGGCGTCGCCGACGCCGTACGCAGGCTCTACACGTCCCGCTCCCTGCTGAAGTACGACACCGCGTCCCACGGCTTCCGCTTCGGTGATGTGCTCAACCTGGTGCACGCGTCCCCCGACCGGGCCAAGCCCTGGCAGGGCGCGCTCTTCCGGTACGCCCTGGACCGCCGCCACCACCCGGACCGGGCCACCGCCCCGGCCGCCGACCGGCTGCTCACCGCGCACCGGGCGCTCCTGGACACCCCGGTGGACGAGCGGCGCGCCCTGATCACCGGCCCCGGTGGCCCGGAACGGCTGACCGGGGCGGGCATGACCTGGGAGTCCGTGGCCGGGTGGCTGCACGGGCCGATGGATGCCAGCGTCTGGCAGGCGCTGATCCCCGCCATGGGTCCGATGGCCCTCCTGCGCAACCTCCGTAACTTCGACCGGGCGGGCCTGACGGACGAGGCCGCCGAGCGCGTCGCCGCCCGCATCGCGGACCCTCAAGAGGTCGCCCGCGCCCGGCAGTTCCCGTTCCGCTACCTCGCCGCCCACCAGCACGCCGCACCCCGCTGGGCCGCCGCGCTGGAAGCCGCCCTCGGCCACTGCCTGGCCCACGTGCCCGCGCTGCCCGGGCGCACCCTGGTCCTGGTGGACCGGTCCGACTCGATGTTCTGGGACACCCACTCCGAGCGCTCCCGGCTCAACCGGGCCGACACGGCAGCCGTGTTCGGCACCGCGCTCGCCCTGCGCGCCGAGCAGGCGGACCTGGTGGAGTTCGGCCGGCGCAGCGCGCCGGTCCCGTATGCGCCCGGCGAACCGGTCCTCGACGTGCTGAAGCGGTTCCACACGCTCGGCGGCACCGACACCACCAAGGCGCTGCGCACCCACTACCGGGAGCACGACCGGGTGCTCGTCGTCACCGACGAACAGGCCCTGCCCTACGCCCCCGGCGGCCCGGACCCCATCCCGCGCGAGGTCCCCGTGTACACCTGGAACCTCGCCGGATACCGGCCGGCCCACGGCCCCGACCGGCCGAACCGGCACACCTTCGGCGGGCTCACCGACGCCGCGTTCCGGTTGGCCGGGCTCATCGAGAACGGACGCCGGGAAGCCTGGCCGTGGACCGCCGAGGCGTGAGTCAGCGGGCCCGGCGCATCCGCAGCGGGGCGTACACCACGAGTGCCACGAGGAACGCCACCCCGTACGCCAGGTCCGCCCCGTGCAGCGCCTCGGCCACCGGGCCCACGTACAGCCCGGTGCTCATGAACGGCACCGCAGCCCCGAAGGCCACGGCGAACGCGGCGAGCGCCGGCCACCAGGGGCGCGGGCGGGCGTGCTCGGCCGCGAGGTCGACGGGGGCGCCCCGCCGGGCCCGGGCGCGGACCAGCCAGTCCACGGCCACGATCGCCACGAAGCCGGGGATCCAGTAGCCGACGAGCAGCAGCACGTTCTGGAAGCGGGCGGTCGTGTCCGCCGCGTGCATCCACAGCACCAGCGGGAACCCCAGGGCGGCGGCGAGCGCCGCCGCCACCGGACGCGGCAGGCGTACGCCCATGGTCTGCAAGGCCAGCGAGCCGCTGTAGTCGTTCATCGCGTTGCTGCACAGCGCGGCCAGCGCCACCGCGAGCAGCCCGAACGCCCCGAGCGCGCCCCCGCCGAGCAGGGAGTCGATGCCGCGCGCGGTCTGGTCCGTGAAGACCGACGCACCCCACAGCCCGATCGTCTGGACCGCCACGAAGGAGGCGCTGATCCCGCCCAGCGTGCACCAGAACATGCGAGGCCGGGACGTCTCGCGCGGCAGATAACGGCTGAAGTCGCTCGCGTACGGCGCCCAGGACAGCGCCAGGCTCAGGGCGATGGTGCAGGTCAGGACGAACGCACCGGCCCGGTCCGCGCCGTGCACGGCCGAAGTGGTCACCGGGTCCACCCCGTTCAGGAGCTTCGTGGCGAGCACGGCGAAGGCGGCGGCCAGGGCGAACGTCATCACGGTCTGGAGCCGGTGGATCACCTCGTAACCCAGCACCCCGAGCGCGCCCTGCGCGGCCATCATGACCAGGACCCCCAGCCAGAACGGCCAGCCGCACAACTGCGCCAGCGCGTCCCCGCCGAACAGGCCGATCAGGGCGTCCCAGGCGATGGACGACAGCCACTGCAGGGCGCCCGGCAGCACGACGCCCGGACCGAACGCCATCCGGGCGAGCGGCAGTTGGCCGGACCCGGTGCGGCTGCCCCAGGTGCCCAGATACGCCGTCGGCGCGGCGCCGACGAGGGTGCCGAGCACGACGGCGGCGAGCGCGGTCGCGAAGTCCAGGCCGAGCGCGACGCCGACGGTGCCGGTGAAGACGCCGGTCATGGTCAGGTTGGGCGCGAACCAGACGGTGAACAGCCGGCCCGCCCGGCCGTAGCGGCGGTCCTCGGGGACCGGGGCTATCCCGTTCGCCTCGACGTGCAGATCGCCGGGGGCGGTGGGCATGCGCCCGCCGAAGGCGGCGCGCTCGTCCTGGGCATACGGCAACGACATGAAGACATCCCTCCGCCAGTGCTAACTGGTTCAGGTTCGACGGGTGT
Proteins encoded in this window:
- a CDS encoding purine-cytosine permease family protein, whose amino-acid sequence is MSLPYAQDERAAFGGRMPTAPGDLHVEANGIAPVPEDRRYGRAGRLFTVWFAPNLTMTGVFTGTVGVALGLDFATALAAVVLGTLVGAAPTAYLGTWGSRTGSGQLPLARMAFGPGVVLPGALQWLSSIAWDALIGLFGGDALAQLCGWPFWLGVLVMMAAQGALGVLGYEVIHRLQTVMTFALAAAFAVLATKLLNGVDPVTTSAVHGADRAGAFVLTCTIALSLALSWAPYASDFSRYLPRETSRPRMFWCTLGGISASFVAVQTIGLWGASVFTDQTARGIDSLLGGGALGAFGLLAVALAALCSNAMNDYSGSLALQTMGVRLPRPVAAALAAALGFPLVLWMHAADTTARFQNVLLLVGYWIPGFVAIVAVDWLVRARARRGAPVDLAAEHARPRPWWPALAAFAVAFGAAVPFMSTGLYVGPVAEALHGADLAYGVAFLVALVVYAPLRMRRAR